One Streptomyces sp. P9-A2 DNA window includes the following coding sequences:
- a CDS encoding GTP-binding protein codes for MAGSDITAPAPTERPAPDTVKILIAGGFGVGKTTMVGSVSEIAPLRTEEPLTMAGLGVDDLEGIEEKRATTVALDFGRITVSDDLVLYLFGTPGQQRFWFMWNDLSLGALGAVVLIDVRRPESSFAAIDFFERRGIPFVIAVNGFHGEHPYPVEDIRESLTLPEGVPVLLCDARDRTSSRDVLIALLDRLIAAATPAG; via the coding sequence TTGGCCGGCTCTGACATCACCGCTCCGGCGCCCACCGAGCGTCCGGCACCCGACACGGTCAAGATCCTGATCGCCGGGGGCTTCGGCGTGGGCAAGACGACCATGGTCGGCTCGGTCAGCGAGATCGCCCCGCTGCGTACCGAGGAACCGCTGACCATGGCGGGCCTCGGCGTCGACGACCTCGAGGGCATCGAGGAGAAACGTGCCACCACCGTGGCGCTGGACTTCGGCCGGATCACCGTCTCCGACGACCTCGTGCTGTATCTGTTCGGCACGCCGGGCCAGCAGCGGTTCTGGTTCATGTGGAACGACCTGTCCCTCGGCGCGCTGGGCGCGGTGGTCCTGATCGATGTGCGCAGGCCCGAGTCCAGCTTCGCGGCGATCGACTTCTTCGAGCGCCGGGGCATCCCGTTCGTCATCGCCGTGAACGGCTTCCACGGGGAGCACCCCTACCCGGTCGAGGACATCAGGGAGTCGCTGACGCTGCCGGAGGGCGTGCCGGTGCTGCTGTGCGACGCACGGGACCGGACGTCGTCCAGGGACGTACTGATCGCCCTGCTGGACCGGCTGATCGCCGCCGCCACGCCGGCGGGGTGA
- a CDS encoding DUF742 domain-containing protein: MAEGDFAGRLVRPFTLTGGRTRPSRADFTLITTVTTVEPQPVEAARLQPEHTRILRLCAEPLAVAELAARLDLPMSVVVIMLCDLLEAGRIIVRPPHHVTRTKPDLDLLQKVRDGLGRL, from the coding sequence GTGGCCGAAGGCGATTTCGCGGGCCGGCTCGTCCGACCGTTCACCCTGACCGGTGGCCGGACGCGGCCCAGCCGCGCCGACTTCACGCTCATCACGACGGTGACGACGGTCGAGCCCCAGCCCGTGGAGGCCGCCCGGCTCCAGCCCGAGCACACACGCATCCTGCGGCTGTGCGCGGAGCCCCTCGCGGTGGCGGAGCTCGCGGCGCGTCTCGACCTCCCGATGAGCGTGGTCGTGATCATGCTCTGCGATCTGCTGGAGGCGGGCCGGATCATCGTCCGCCCGCCGCACCACGTCACCCGCACCAAACCGGACCTGGATCTGCTGCAGAAAGTGAGGGACGGCCTTGGCCGGCTCTGA
- a CDS encoding sensor histidine kinase yields MSPRTGARRRLGSIRLSLVLLALVPTVTLTAMWGVTTIQMFSEGLRLRSQTELSRSTGAMGTDATLALQRERRLTAVWLASPKDSRAALDAQREKTDAAVARLVGQADAIAEAPARLSDPLYSVLGSVGSLEYYRDQVDAPSDITAEQALDQYSSIIQDQIHAFQQLSQVDDGDLTSQAGPLVSLEQAAEVLSQEDAHLTLAWPSGELEDKSWATFTELVTTRRWLVEAQIVPFLRGSTKTQAEQILQSPEWRTLQEVEDEVRDSRPTAESRSISLPDAQKRWDAALDKVTPQYAALIEEQTGALLTRSADEARGMLLTAASLSAGGLIALLLSVGMSWRITRSLSLRLRGLRLATLSLAEERLPDVVARLERGEKVDAESAITPLDYGHDELGQVAQAFNTAQRTAVHTAVELADTRRGFQKVILGIARQSQNLVNLQLSKLDLLERTHTDPEVLKGLYELDSTASQLRRYEENLVIISGERPGRSWSEPVALIDILRSAVGEVAEYQRVEVHTDEEVALAPPAVADVIHLLAELIDNATVYSPAPSPVEVRAALVAKGLAVEIEDRGLGLPEDDYASINTQLASPPQFDVVALADDLRLGMFVISQLAHRHGITVTLRPSPYGGTTAIVLIPHAIVVRDAPGAPREAAPALAGATNGHRQADGTDSTAPGALGDTATGVREATHATDAANPTHGTDGTDPAPDTNIADTGNTRAPGEVPALPSRSGASQRISARPAAAPSSAPRANGLTPLPRRVPQTSLAAELREEAVMPPVEDDAASFTAEHAASSLAGFQRGTSEARDDDGDARAGAAPPAADDDATESSRVPAEVPAPARELSTPPADR; encoded by the coding sequence ATGTCTCCACGGACAGGTGCCCGGCGCCGTCTCGGCTCCATACGTCTCTCGCTGGTCCTCCTGGCACTGGTTCCCACCGTCACCCTCACCGCCATGTGGGGTGTGACGACGATCCAGATGTTCTCGGAGGGGCTGCGGCTCCGTTCCCAGACGGAGCTGAGCCGGTCGACCGGCGCGATGGGCACCGACGCGACCCTCGCGTTGCAGCGGGAGCGCAGGCTGACCGCTGTCTGGCTGGCCTCGCCGAAGGACTCCAGGGCCGCCCTCGACGCGCAGCGCGAGAAGACCGACGCCGCGGTGGCGAGACTGGTCGGACAGGCCGACGCGATCGCGGAGGCACCGGCCCGCTTGTCGGACCCGCTGTACTCGGTGCTGGGTTCGGTGGGCAGCCTGGAGTACTACCGGGACCAGGTGGACGCGCCGAGCGACATCACCGCCGAGCAGGCACTCGACCAGTACTCCTCGATCATCCAGGACCAGATCCACGCCTTCCAGCAGCTGTCACAGGTCGACGACGGCGACCTGACCTCGCAGGCCGGGCCGCTGGTCTCGCTGGAGCAGGCGGCGGAGGTGCTCTCCCAGGAGGACGCGCACCTCACCCTGGCCTGGCCGTCCGGAGAGCTCGAGGACAAGTCCTGGGCCACCTTCACGGAACTGGTCACCACCCGCCGCTGGCTGGTCGAGGCCCAGATCGTGCCGTTCCTGCGCGGCAGCACCAAGACACAGGCCGAGCAGATCCTGCAGAGCCCCGAGTGGCGGACCCTGCAGGAGGTCGAGGACGAGGTGCGCGACTCCCGTCCCACGGCCGAGAGCCGGAGCATCAGCCTGCCCGACGCGCAGAAGCGGTGGGACGCCGCTCTGGACAAGGTCACACCCCAGTACGCCGCCCTGATCGAGGAACAGACCGGCGCGCTGCTCACCCGCAGTGCCGACGAGGCCCGCGGCATGCTGCTGACCGCGGCCTCGCTCAGCGCCGGCGGACTGATCGCCCTGCTGCTCAGCGTCGGCATGTCGTGGCGGATCACCCGCTCCCTGTCCCTCAGACTGCGCGGGCTGCGACTGGCCACCCTCAGCCTGGCCGAGGAGCGACTGCCCGACGTGGTGGCGCGGCTGGAACGGGGCGAGAAGGTCGACGCCGAGTCGGCGATCACGCCCCTCGACTACGGCCACGACGAACTCGGCCAGGTCGCCCAGGCGTTCAATACGGCGCAGCGCACCGCCGTGCACACGGCGGTCGAACTCGCCGACACCCGGCGCGGTTTCCAGAAGGTCATCCTGGGCATCGCCCGCCAGAGCCAGAACCTGGTCAACCTCCAGCTCAGCAAGCTCGACCTGCTGGAACGCACGCACACCGACCCCGAGGTCCTCAAGGGACTGTACGAACTCGACTCCACGGCCAGTCAGTTGCGACGGTACGAGGAGAACCTGGTCATCATCAGCGGTGAGCGGCCCGGCCGTTCGTGGAGCGAGCCGGTCGCGCTGATCGACATCCTGCGCAGCGCCGTCGGTGAAGTCGCCGAGTACCAGCGGGTGGAGGTGCACACCGACGAGGAGGTCGCGCTGGCTCCGCCCGCGGTGGCCGACGTCATCCACCTGCTGGCCGAGCTGATCGACAACGCGACGGTGTACTCGCCCGCGCCGAGCCCGGTCGAAGTGCGCGCCGCGCTGGTGGCCAAGGGCCTCGCCGTCGAGATCGAGGACCGCGGCCTGGGCCTGCCGGAGGACGACTACGCCTCGATCAACACCCAGTTGGCCAGCCCTCCGCAGTTCGACGTGGTGGCGCTCGCCGACGACCTCCGGCTCGGCATGTTCGTGATCTCCCAGCTGGCCCACCGGCACGGCATCACCGTCACCCTGCGCCCGTCGCCGTACGGCGGGACGACCGCCATCGTGCTGATCCCGCACGCCATCGTGGTGCGGGACGCCCCGGGCGCACCCCGGGAGGCCGCACCCGCCCTCGCCGGCGCGACGAACGGGCACCGCCAGGCGGACGGCACGGACAGCACGGCCCCGGGGGCCCTCGGCGACACCGCCACCGGCGTCAGGGAAGCCACGCACGCCACGGACGCGGCGAACCCGACGCACGGGACCGACGGCACCGACCCGGCACCCGACACGAACATCGCGGACACCGGGAACACGCGGGCTCCCGGGGAAGTGCCGGCGCTGCCGTCCCGGTCCGGGGCCTCCCAACGGATCTCCGCCCGCCCGGCCGCCGCTCCCTCGTCCGCACCCCGGGCGAACGGGCTCACGCCTCTCCCCCGCAGGGTGCCGCAGACCAGCCTGGCCGCCGAACTCCGCGAGGAGGCGGTGATGCCGCCCGTCGAGGACGACGCCGCGAGCTTCACGGCGGAACACGCCGCCTCATCCCTCGCCGGCTTCCAGCGCGGCACGTCCGAGGCACGCGACGACGACGGAGACGCCCGTGCCGGTGCCGCGCCACCCGCCGCGGACGACGACGCGACGGAATCCTCCCGAGTACCCGCAGAGGTGCCGGCCCCCGCCCGAGAGCTCTCGACACCGCCCGCCGACCGCTGA
- a CDS encoding ABC transporter substrate-binding protein — protein sequence MTSTAKRSWSRTRHTGAAAVALAAATALLAGCSSGDTSDNPLEEEKAEAGTVVVGSNNFAESTLLADIYGEALRAKGLKVTYKHNIGSRETTYGLMKNGSITVLPEYNGSLLAYLDPEAEQESPDAVNTAAKAKLDKKLTLLDPSPAEDKDSVSVNAETAKKYKLTASSTLADLKDVAPELVIGGSPEFQTRRQGLEGLKSVYGLEFKSFKALDAGGPLTQAALTQNEVQAADIFTTDPTIVKEKFVVLGDPENLFGFANVTPLVHKDALSPEGVDALNKVSAKLDTETLLDLDAQVQLDKKDPLDVAKAWLESAGLV from the coding sequence ATGACTTCTACCGCGAAACGCAGCTGGTCCAGGACGAGGCACACCGGTGCGGCGGCCGTCGCGCTCGCCGCCGCGACGGCCCTGCTCGCGGGCTGTTCGTCCGGCGACACCTCCGACAACCCCCTCGAGGAGGAGAAGGCGGAAGCCGGCACCGTCGTCGTCGGTTCCAACAACTTCGCCGAGAGCACCCTGCTCGCCGACATCTACGGCGAGGCACTCAGGGCCAAGGGCCTCAAGGTCACCTACAAGCACAACATCGGCAGCCGGGAGACGACCTACGGTCTGATGAAGAACGGCTCCATCACGGTTCTGCCCGAGTACAACGGCTCCCTGCTCGCCTACCTCGACCCCGAGGCCGAACAGGAGTCCCCCGACGCCGTCAACACCGCCGCCAAGGCCAAGCTCGACAAGAAGCTGACGCTGCTGGACCCGTCGCCGGCCGAGGACAAGGACTCCGTCAGCGTCAACGCCGAGACGGCGAAGAAGTACAAGCTCACCGCGTCGTCCACCCTCGCCGACCTCAAGGACGTCGCACCGGAGCTGGTGATCGGCGGCTCGCCCGAGTTCCAGACCCGGCGCCAGGGCCTGGAGGGCCTGAAGTCCGTCTACGGGCTGGAGTTCAAGTCGTTCAAGGCGCTGGACGCGGGCGGCCCGCTCACCCAGGCGGCGCTCACCCAGAACGAGGTGCAGGCGGCGGACATCTTCACCACGGACCCGACGATCGTGAAGGAGAAGTTCGTCGTCCTGGGGGACCCGGAGAACCTCTTCGGTTTCGCCAACGTGACCCCGCTGGTCCACAAGGACGCCCTCTCCCCTGAGGGTGTCGACGCCCTGAACAAGGTTTCCGCCAAGCTGGACACCGAGACCCTGTTGGACCTGGACGCCCAGGTCCAGCTGGACAAGAAGGACCCACTGGACGTGGCGAAGGCCTGGCTGGAGTCGGCCGGGCTGGTCTGA
- a CDS encoding roadblock/LC7 domain-containing protein: MTRPVPATHTQLDQLLTGLVERVADVNQAVVLSEDGLVVSKSTGFLRDDAERLAATASGLMSLSKGVSMDFRGGPVRQALIEMANSYLILTSAGPGAHLVVLTGPGADVGVVAYQMNMLVKKIGEHLSAAPRGTTGPSDSGA; this comes from the coding sequence ATGACACGCCCCGTACCCGCCACTCACACCCAGCTCGATCAGCTGCTGACCGGACTCGTGGAGCGGGTCGCCGACGTGAACCAGGCCGTGGTCCTGTCCGAGGACGGGCTGGTGGTCAGCAAGTCCACCGGGTTCCTGCGCGACGACGCGGAACGTCTGGCGGCCACCGCGTCCGGGCTGATGAGTCTCAGCAAGGGCGTCAGCATGGACTTCCGCGGCGGCCCGGTGCGCCAGGCGCTCATCGAGATGGCCAACAGCTATCTGATCCTCACCTCGGCCGGGCCCGGCGCCCATCTCGTGGTGCTCACCGGCCCGGGTGCGGACGTCGGCGTGGTCGCGTACCAGATGAACATGCTGGTGAAGAAGATCGGCGAGCACCTCAGCGCGGCGCCCCGGGGCACGACAGGCCCCTCCGACTCCGGCGCATGA
- a CDS encoding ABC transporter permease, giving the protein MNIFGFAQAFFGDSANWQGYDGIPQRFLEHLQYSLLALAVAAAIGLPVGLLTGHTGRGGNALAFIANAARALPSFGLLVLVVLLIGFGLLPVMIPLVVLAVPPILVTTYEAVRTVDPSPVDAARGMGMPESRILFQVEVPVALPLILSGLRSAAIQIVSTATIAAYVSLGGLGRYIIDGLYQRDYEKVVGGATLVAFLALVTLVLFWAAGRFVVSPGVRRRQRRKGRAKNPRARPAECQP; this is encoded by the coding sequence GTGAACATCTTCGGCTTCGCCCAGGCGTTCTTCGGCGACAGCGCCAACTGGCAGGGCTACGACGGCATTCCGCAGCGCTTCCTCGAACACCTCCAGTACTCGCTGCTGGCGCTCGCCGTCGCCGCCGCGATCGGCCTGCCCGTCGGCCTGCTGACCGGGCACACCGGCCGCGGCGGGAACGCGCTCGCCTTCATCGCCAACGCGGCCCGAGCCCTGCCCAGTTTCGGCCTGCTGGTGCTGGTGGTCCTGCTGATCGGCTTCGGCCTGCTGCCCGTGATGATCCCGCTGGTCGTCCTGGCCGTCCCGCCGATCCTGGTGACCACCTACGAGGCCGTCCGCACCGTGGACCCCTCCCCGGTGGACGCGGCACGCGGCATGGGTATGCCCGAGTCACGGATCCTCTTCCAGGTCGAGGTGCCGGTGGCGCTGCCGCTCATCCTCAGCGGACTGCGCTCGGCGGCCATCCAGATCGTGTCCACGGCCACCATCGCCGCGTACGTCAGTCTCGGCGGCCTCGGCCGGTACATCATCGACGGGCTCTACCAGCGCGACTACGAGAAGGTGGTCGGCGGCGCCACCCTGGTGGCGTTCCTGGCGCTCGTCACGCTCGTGTTGTTCTGGGCGGCGGGACGATTCGTGGTGTCACCCGGGGTGCGCAGGCGACAGCGGCGGAAGGGCCGGGCGAAGAATCCCCGCGCACGGCCCGCCGAGTGCCAACCGTGA